The genomic segment GTAGGAGGGCGGCGGCATGTGGATGGAGGCGGGGTCGACGGGCGGCGCGGGGGCGGACTTGCGCGGGGGCGCCCCGTGCCCGTCGCCGTACTTGGCGATCCAGAACTCGTCGCGATCGTGCACGGTCGGGATGATGGCGAAGTTGTAGACGGGCGGCGGCGACGAGATGGTCCACTCGAGGGTGCGGGCATCCCACGGGTCGGCGGGCGCGGGCGCGCCCCAGCGCGACGTCTTCGCCACGTTGACCATGAAGACCACGAAGGACAGCGCGATGATGAAGGCGCCCACCGTGCTGACGAAGTTCCAGAAGTTCCAGCCGAGGTCCGGCGCGTAGGTGTAGATCCGGCGCGGCATGCCGATCAGCCCCAGGAAGTGCATGGGGAAGAACGTCACGTTGAAGCCGATGAACATGACCCAGAAGTGGACCTGGCCCAGCCGCTCGTCGAGGACCTTGCCGAAGATCTTCGGCCACCAGTAGTAGACGCCCGCGAAGAGACCGAAGATCGACCCCCCGAAGAGCACGTAATGGAAGTGGGCCACGATGAAGTAGCTGTCCGTCTGCTGCAGGTCGACAGGCGGGGAGGCGTGCATGACGCCGGAGAGCCCGCCCATGATGAACATGGAGATGAAGCCCAGGGCGAAGAGGAGGGGGGACGTGAAGCGGATGGCCCCGCCCCACAGAGTGCCGATCCAGTTGAAGATCTTCACGCCCGTGGGCACCGCGATGAGCAGAGTGGCGATCGAGAAGGCGGAGTCCGCCACGGGGCCCATGCCCACCGAGAACATGTGGTGGCTCCACACGCCGAAGCCGAAGAAGCCGATCATGATCCCCGAGTAGATGACCACGGGGGCGCCGAAGAGCGGCTTGCGCGAGAACGTCGGCAGCACCTCCGAGACGATGCCCATGGCGGGCAGGATCAGGATGTAGACCTCGGGGTGACCGAAGATCCAGAAGAGGTGCTGCCAGAGCAGGGGATCGGCGCCCGCGGCCGGGGAGAAGAACAGGGTGCCGAAGAAACGGTCGAACATGAGCAGGATGAGGGCCACCGTGATGGCCGGGAAGGCGAGGACGACGAGGAACTGCACGACGAAGCTCATCCAGGTGAACAGCGGCATGCGCATGAGGGTCATGCCCGGGGCGCGCATGTTGATGATGGTCACGATGAAGTTGAACCCCGCCATGAGCGACGAGAGACCCAGGATCTGCAGCCCCAGCATCCAGAAGTCGACGTGGCTCCCCGGCGAGAACTGGCGCGTGGTCAGGTTGGCATAGCCGAACCAGCCGGCGTCGGGAACGCTCCCCGCGAGGAAGCTCGAGTGCAGGAACAGAGCGCCGGAGAGGAAGACCCAGTAGGACAGCGCGTTCAGCCGCGGGAAGGCCACGTCCCGCGCGCCGATCTGCAGAGGAATGATGAAGTTGAAGAAGGCGGCGCCCATGGGCATGATGGCGAGGAAGATCATCGTGGTGCCGTGCATGGTGAACAGCTCGTTGAACGTCTGCGCCGAGAGCAGGGTCCCGTCCGGCCTGGCCAGCTGCAGCCGCATGAGGAGCGCCTCGACGCCGCCCACGAGGAAGAAAACGTACGCGGAGACGCCGTAGAGGATGCCGATCCGCTTGTGGTCCACGGTGGTGAGCCAGGACCAGATGACCTCGAGCGTCTTGGGCTTGGCGCGGGTTCCGGGCATGAAGGCCACTTGTGTGGCCATGAAGAATCCTCTTATTTCAGGTTCAGGAGATAGGCGGCCAGGGCCTTGCTCTGCTCGCCCCGGATGCCGAGGTCGGGCATGAGCGCGCCCGGCTTCATGTGCGCGGGGTTCTCGATCCACTTCGCGACGCTCTGGGGTGTACTCGCCAGCAGGTTGGCCCCGAAGGTCTTGCGGCTGCCGAAATGCGTCAGGTCGGGCCCCATGGCGCCACCCGAGACGCCGCGGATAGTGTGACAGCCGACGCAGGTCGACTGGGCGAAGAGCTCCTGGCCCTTCTTGGCCAGCTCGCTCGTGGGCTCCACAGGCGGCTTCCGCTGCTCCGCGACCCATTTCTGGAAATTCTCCTTCGAGTGGACGATGACACGGAAGCGCATGTTGGCGTGCGAGGTGCCACAGTACTCGGCGCACTGCCCGGGAAACTCGCCGGGAATCTCCGGGGTGAGGGTGAGACGGTTGACCCGGTGGGGCACCACGTCACGCTTGCCCCCCAGCTGGGGCATCCAGAAGGAGTGGATGACGTCGGGGGCGTGGAGATGGAAAGCGACCTGGCGCCCGACGGGGAGATGCAGCTCGTTGGCCGTCGAGAACTCGTACTCCGGGTACGTGAACTCCCACCACCACTGCCGGCCCGCGACGTCTACCCGGAGGGCGCTGGCCGCCTCCGGCTCCTGGGTCTTGAAGATCATCTGGATGGTCGGTATCGCGATGATGAGCAGGATGACCGCGAA from the Candidatus Methylomirabilota bacterium genome contains:
- the ctaD gene encoding cytochrome c oxidase subunit I; the encoded protein is MATQVAFMPGTRAKPKTLEVIWSWLTTVDHKRIGILYGVSAYVFFLVGGVEALLMRLQLARPDGTLLSAQTFNELFTMHGTTMIFLAIMPMGAAFFNFIIPLQIGARDVAFPRLNALSYWVFLSGALFLHSSFLAGSVPDAGWFGYANLTTRQFSPGSHVDFWMLGLQILGLSSLMAGFNFIVTIINMRAPGMTLMRMPLFTWMSFVVQFLVVLAFPAITVALILLMFDRFFGTLFFSPAAGADPLLWQHLFWIFGHPEVYILILPAMGIVSEVLPTFSRKPLFGAPVVIYSGIMIGFFGFGVWSHHMFSVGMGPVADSAFSIATLLIAVPTGVKIFNWIGTLWGGAIRFTSPLLFALGFISMFIMGGLSGVMHASPPVDLQQTDSYFIVAHFHYVLFGGSIFGLFAGVYYWWPKIFGKVLDERLGQVHFWVMFIGFNVTFFPMHFLGLIGMPRRIYTYAPDLGWNFWNFVSTVGAFIIALSFVVFMVNVAKTSRWGAPAPADPWDARTLEWTISSPPPVYNFAIIPTVHDRDEFWIAKYGDGHGAPPRKSAPAPPVDPASIHMPPPSYWPLLLAAAIVLTISGLLISMYQVILGGLLTLYCMARFMLEYHRPAPGGHH
- the coxB gene encoding cytochrome c oxidase subunit II, with amino-acid sequence MGRARSPFRVPTVLLLIAVAVVLSSCGWSLWDSPMTTVKPKSDFGKGIQDLFMLISWWTLGIFIGVEGALVWACLRFREKPGQPIPKQVHGYTVLEVSWTIAFAVILLIIAIPTIQMIFKTQEPEAASALRVDVAGRQWWWEFTYPEYEFSTANELHLPVGRQVAFHLHAPDVIHSFWMPQLGGKRDVVPHRVNRLTLTPEIPGEFPGQCAEYCGTSHANMRFRVIVHSKENFQKWVAEQRKPPVEPTSELAKKGQELFAQSTCVGCHTIRGVSGGAMGPDLTHFGSRKTFGANLLASTPQSVAKWIENPAHMKPGALMPDLGIRGEQSKALAAYLLNLK